One window of the uncultured Treponema sp. genome contains the following:
- a CDS encoding tRNA-uridine aminocarboxypropyltransferase, giving the protein MKIQDNNENYRQLCFKCMRPVSSCYCKYTAPINCGIKFVFLMHPKEAKKQRTGTGRLASLCLPESEILMGIDFTKNKRLEELLNDPQYYPVLLYPSPDAWTCSKEGFKETIQGKKLLAIIVDSTWFCSKKILRFSTNINSLPKFSFTGNYKSIFTFKHEPQEYCVSTIETCYYLIKELQSTGIVDKEISPEPLMTVFKQMIKFQLQKENDRIEGKLPNSHAKDWKYTRKKEIPNF; this is encoded by the coding sequence ATGAAAATTCAAGACAACAATGAAAATTACAGGCAGCTTTGCTTTAAATGTATGCGGCCGGTTTCTTCATGCTACTGCAAATACACAGCTCCAATAAACTGCGGAATTAAATTTGTTTTTTTAATGCATCCAAAAGAAGCGAAAAAACAGCGCACTGGAACAGGACGTTTAGCTTCTCTTTGTCTTCCCGAAAGTGAAATTCTTATGGGAATCGATTTTACAAAAAACAAACGCCTTGAAGAACTTTTAAATGACCCACAGTATTATCCTGTTTTGCTCTACCCTTCACCAGACGCCTGGACTTGCAGCAAAGAAGGATTTAAAGAAACAATACAAGGAAAAAAACTGCTTGCAATAATTGTGGACTCAACTTGGTTCTGCTCAAAGAAAATATTGCGGTTCAGCACAAATATAAATTCTCTTCCGAAATTTTCGTTCACTGGAAATTACAAAAGCATTTTCACTTTTAAACACGAGCCACAGGAATATTGCGTTTCGACAATTGAAACTTGCTACTATCTGATAAAAGAATTGCAGTCAACAGGAATTGTGGACAAAGAAATTTCGCCAGAGCCTCTTATGACAGTTTTTAAGCAGATGATAAAATTTCAGCTTCAAAAAGAAAACGACCGCATAGAAGGCAAACTTCCAAATAGCCATGCAAAAGACTGGAAATACACACGCAAAAAAGAAATTCCAAACTTCTAG
- the rpsU gene encoding 30S ribosomal protein S21, with amino-acid sequence MATINVDENENLEKAIKRFKRMVEKEGIIREYKKREYYEKPSTILNRKNKSLARKLLKKNHKPHDSKSAY; translated from the coding sequence ATGGCAACAATCAATGTTGATGAGAATGAGAACCTCGAAAAGGCAATCAAACGCTTCAAGAGAATGGTTGAAAAAGAAGGTATTATCCGTGAATACAAAAAGCGCGAATATTATGAAAAGCCTTCTACAATCCTCAATCGCAAAAACAAATCATTGGCTCGTAAGCTTTTGAAAAAAAACCACAAGCCGCATGATTCTAAATCAGCTTACTAA